From Kineosporia corallincola, one genomic window encodes:
- a CDS encoding SDR family NAD(P)-dependent oxidoreductase — MAKSILITGAGSGIGAEVARQLAAGNDLLLHHHTSRAAAAELQAELAGVSRSVSLFEADLTTDDGCVALVKEVQRIFSRLDVLVNNAGGMVERQAVGDLTWRHLETSFALNTFSTMRLTGLCTDLLRGGENPCVVNMTSIAMRHGAPSATAYGASKAAIDSFTRGAAQELAPTVRVNAVAPGIIDTRFHERVTSEAKMRQFIESTPLKRSGTVTDVGRTVRFLVDSDFVTGETIDCNGGLFMR, encoded by the coding sequence ATGGCCAAGTCGATCCTCATCACCGGTGCCGGTTCAGGAATCGGGGCGGAGGTGGCACGGCAGCTGGCCGCGGGCAACGACCTGCTCCTCCACCATCACACCTCCCGGGCGGCCGCCGCGGAACTCCAGGCCGAGCTGGCCGGCGTGAGCCGCAGCGTCTCGCTGTTCGAGGCCGACCTGACCACCGACGACGGTTGCGTGGCCCTGGTGAAAGAGGTGCAGCGGATCTTCTCCCGCCTCGATGTTCTGGTGAACAACGCCGGCGGCATGGTGGAGCGCCAGGCCGTCGGTGATCTCACCTGGCGGCACCTCGAAACCAGTTTCGCGCTCAACACGTTCTCCACCATGCGGCTCACCGGTCTGTGTACCGACCTGCTGCGGGGTGGCGAAAACCCCTGCGTGGTCAACATGACGTCGATCGCGATGCGCCACGGAGCGCCGTCGGCCACCGCCTACGGTGCGTCGAAGGCGGCGATCGACAGCTTCACCCGTGGCGCGGCCCAGGAACTCGCCCCCACGGTCCGGGTCAACGCCGTGGCGCCGGGGATCATCGACACCCGGTTCCACGAGCGGGTCACGTCCGAGGCCAAGATGAGGCAGTTCATCGAGAGCACCCCGCTCAAGCGGTCCGGAACCGTCACGGACGTCGGGCGCACGGTGAGGTTTCTCGTCGACAGCGATTTCGTCACCGGCGAGACGATCGACTGCAACGGCGGACTTTTCATGCGATGA
- a CDS encoding UDP-glucuronic acid decarboxylase family protein: protein MNKAAARPRVVVTGGAGFLGSHLCERLLHEGHEVVCVDNFCTGSSENVEHLLDAGPAFQLLDTDVSEYLRVAGRVDTVLHFASPASPVSYLQMPIATLKVGSIGTLNALELARLKGASFVLASTSEAYGDPLVHPQPETYFGNVNPVGPRAVYDESKRFAEALTVTYRTTHGVLTSIARIFNTHGPRMNPHDGRAVPTFVRQALAGEPITVAGDGSQTRSIQFVDDLVEGIWRLMLSRHPGPINIGNPQEISMLDLAVMIRDLTGSSSPIVMVERPEDDPSVRRPEVTLARRVLGWAPRVDLAEGLRATIDHFRQLEEDRLKV from the coding sequence ATGAACAAGGCCGCGGCACGGCCGCGCGTGGTCGTCACCGGGGGTGCGGGTTTCCTCGGATCGCACCTGTGCGAGCGTCTGCTCCACGAGGGCCACGAAGTGGTCTGCGTCGACAACTTCTGCACCGGAAGCTCTGAGAACGTCGAGCACCTGCTCGACGCCGGACCGGCCTTCCAACTGCTCGACACCGACGTCAGCGAGTACCTGCGGGTGGCCGGGCGGGTCGACACCGTCCTGCACTTCGCTTCACCGGCCTCGCCCGTCTCCTACCTCCAGATGCCGATCGCGACGCTGAAGGTCGGCTCGATCGGCACCCTGAACGCCCTGGAACTCGCCCGGCTCAAGGGCGCCTCGTTCGTGCTGGCCTCGACCTCGGAGGCCTACGGCGACCCGCTCGTGCACCCGCAGCCAGAAACCTATTTCGGCAACGTCAACCCGGTCGGCCCGCGGGCGGTGTACGACGAGTCCAAGCGGTTCGCCGAGGCTCTCACGGTCACCTACCGCACCACCCACGGGGTGCTCACGTCGATCGCCCGCATTTTCAACACCCACGGTCCGCGGATGAACCCGCACGACGGACGGGCCGTGCCCACCTTCGTGCGGCAGGCGCTGGCGGGCGAACCGATCACCGTGGCCGGTGACGGCTCACAGACCAGGTCGATCCAGTTCGTGGACGATCTGGTCGAGGGCATCTGGCGGCTGATGCTCAGCCGGCACCCGGGGCCGATCAACATCGGTAACCCACAGGAGATCTCGATGCTCGACCTGGCTGTGATGATCCGCGACCTGACCGGCTCCAGCAGCCCGATCGTGATGGTGGAGCGGCCGGAGGACGATCCGAGCGTGCGCCGTCCCGAGGTCACCCTGGCACGGCGGGTGCTCGGCTGGGCGCCCCGGGTCGACCTGGCCGAAGGGCTGCGCGCCACCATCGACCACTTCCGCCAGCTGGAGGAGGATCGGCTCAAGGTGTGA
- a CDS encoding pyridoxal phosphate-dependent aminotransferase, which translates to MPFTQNDVDARLKTTAEKRHTGSAGRGVSRSRRLDGLELSDIRAMSRESDRHGAINLAQGICDLPTPLPVAEATKAAVDAGLSTYSYPEGDIGLRQAIATKLQHHNGITTDPDHEIVVTVGATGAFTATVNALLDVGDGILLTEPFYGYHRSSAVIAGLEPQFVTLRAPGFELTEQALEDAVRANTRALVICTPANPSGRMFSRAELEAVARVAHRHDLLVITDEIYEYIRFDGRPHISPATVGALHDRTVTISGLSKTFSITGWRLGYVAAPAPLARAINLVNDLYYVCAPTPLQHGVTAGFGLPPSYFTALADDYQRKRDQLCGVLDRIGARPIVPEGAYYVMADVTGWGYTTSRQAALSLVREAGVAAVPGSAFYQNDAGDGLLRFCFAKQQAVLDEACARLEHFTPTRQ; encoded by the coding sequence ATGCCGTTCACCCAGAATGATGTCGACGCACGTCTCAAAACCACGGCTGAGAAGCGGCACACGGGGTCGGCGGGCCGGGGTGTCTCCCGGTCCCGGCGTCTCGACGGGCTGGAGCTGTCGGACATCCGCGCGATGAGCCGGGAAAGTGACCGGCACGGCGCGATCAACCTCGCCCAGGGCATCTGCGACCTGCCCACCCCGCTGCCGGTGGCCGAGGCCACCAAGGCCGCGGTGGACGCCGGTCTGAGCACCTACAGCTATCCGGAGGGAGACATCGGCCTCCGGCAGGCGATCGCCACCAAACTCCAGCACCACAACGGCATCACCACCGACCCCGACCACGAGATCGTCGTGACCGTGGGTGCCACAGGGGCTTTCACCGCGACGGTCAACGCCCTGCTCGACGTGGGTGACGGCATCCTGCTCACAGAACCCTTCTACGGGTACCACCGCAGCTCGGCGGTGATCGCCGGTCTGGAGCCGCAGTTCGTCACCCTGCGGGCGCCCGGCTTCGAGCTGACCGAGCAGGCGCTGGAAGACGCGGTCCGGGCGAACACCCGCGCCCTCGTCATCTGCACCCCGGCCAACCCCAGCGGCCGGATGTTCTCGCGGGCCGAGCTGGAGGCCGTGGCCCGGGTGGCGCACCGGCACGACCTGCTCGTGATCACCGACGAGATCTACGAGTACATCCGCTTCGACGGCCGCCCGCACATCTCACCCGCGACCGTCGGCGCTCTCCACGACCGCACCGTCACTATCTCGGGTCTGTCGAAGACGTTCAGCATCACCGGCTGGCGGCTCGGCTACGTCGCGGCACCGGCGCCGCTGGCCCGGGCGATCAACCTGGTCAACGATCTGTACTACGTCTGCGCACCGACTCCGCTGCAACACGGGGTGACAGCCGGATTCGGCCTCCCACCCTCGTATTTCACCGCCCTGGCCGACGACTACCAGCGCAAGCGCGATCAGCTGTGCGGCGTTCTCGACCGGATCGGGGCCCGGCCCATCGTGCCCGAAGGCGCTTACTACGTCATGGCCGACGTGACCGGCTGGGGGTATACCACCTCCCGCCAGGCAGCCCTCTCGCTGGTGCGGGAAGCCGGGGTGGCCGCGGTTCCGGGCAGCGCCTTCTACCAGAACGACGCCGGCGACGGGCTTCTGCGCTTCTGCTTCGCCAAGCAGCAGGCTGTGCTCGACGAGGCCTGCGCCCGGCTCGAACACTTCACACCGACACGTCAGTGA
- a CDS encoding FAD-dependent oxidoreductase yields the protein MKRREVHVVIGGGVAGCISAIMRSRAGYEVILCEQQEARSTLTHPICTETSNIVSENHSGAEYPFDPRSARDCLDGRIVNERFFPEFIYGGKTYSRIIASQSMMDDGHDIVAQCRSNMKVLESHYAQRCAEDEANAVFGDPAAICREIPTVEGVNDVASAFLTPQRGMNPVLVATVLEWELRQASVDFRAGTRVTSVTTRSDGRYEVTADSAGSRQVIVADQISLCCGTAAFAVAKRLNPAVAFPRLFMALREILYVDLPEGTDKNFTCLKLEDAYGGMLSPLSPAVAMIYHPPAAHVMNEVMHPETGAPPSAYREYLSSGHPEAPARAARTLERLREFYPELARSQILGTYLKIAINTVSDSRVRRNIGVFDLGPGASMTVLPKWTMCAVNARTELGLALRRSADRGHLSPGEVPEVLAQGSRPCWDETPSWARDPATALARSTEHARAMKVPELLAHGFPPGFAGSAAARVGDPARVGGPGPAWPGAAESGHDHGDA from the coding sequence ATGAAGCGCCGGGAAGTGCACGTCGTCATCGGTGGCGGTGTCGCCGGCTGTATCTCGGCCATCATGCGCAGCCGGGCCGGGTACGAGGTCATCCTCTGCGAGCAGCAGGAGGCGCGCTCCACGCTGACCCATCCGATCTGCACCGAGACCAGCAACATCGTCAGTGAGAACCACAGCGGCGCCGAGTACCCGTTCGACCCACGCAGCGCCCGCGACTGCCTCGACGGCCGCATCGTCAACGAACGTTTCTTCCCCGAATTCATCTACGGCGGAAAGACCTACAGCCGCATCATCGCGTCCCAGAGCATGATGGACGACGGACACGACATCGTCGCCCAGTGCCGTAGCAACATGAAGGTGCTGGAGTCGCACTACGCCCAGCGCTGCGCGGAGGACGAGGCGAACGCGGTCTTCGGGGATCCGGCGGCCATCTGCCGGGAGATCCCGACGGTCGAGGGGGTGAACGACGTCGCCTCCGCGTTCCTGACGCCGCAGCGCGGGATGAATCCGGTGCTGGTCGCGACCGTGCTGGAGTGGGAACTGCGGCAGGCGAGTGTGGACTTCCGGGCCGGCACCCGGGTCACTTCGGTCACCACCCGCTCCGACGGGCGGTACGAGGTGACGGCCGATTCCGCCGGCTCGCGGCAGGTGATCGTCGCCGACCAGATCAGCCTGTGCTGCGGCACAGCGGCTTTCGCCGTGGCCAAGCGGCTGAATCCGGCGGTCGCGTTCCCGCGGCTCTTCATGGCCCTGCGCGAGATTCTGTATGTCGATCTGCCCGAGGGCACCGACAAGAACTTCACCTGTCTCAAGCTGGAAGACGCGTACGGCGGCATGCTCAGCCCGCTCAGCCCGGCGGTGGCCATGATCTACCACCCGCCGGCGGCGCACGTGATGAACGAGGTCATGCACCCGGAGACCGGGGCTCCGCCCTCGGCCTACCGCGAGTATCTGAGCAGCGGGCACCCGGAGGCGCCGGCCCGTGCCGCCCGGACACTGGAGCGGCTGCGGGAGTTCTACCCCGAGCTGGCCCGTTCGCAGATCCTCGGCACCTACCTGAAGATCGCGATCAACACCGTGTCGGACTCGCGGGTGCGTCGGAACATCGGCGTCTTCGACCTGGGGCCGGGCGCCAGCATGACCGTGCTGCCCAAGTGGACCATGTGCGCGGTCAACGCCCGCACCGAACTGGGCCTGGCACTGCGCCGTTCGGCCGATCGCGGCCATCTGTCGCCCGGTGAGGTGCCGGAGGTGCTGGCGCAGGGCAGCCGTCCGTGCTGGGACGAGACGCCGTCGTGGGCGCGCGACCCGGCCACCGCGCTGGCCCGGTCCACGGAGCACGCCCGGGCGATGAAGGTGCCGGAGCTGCTCGCTCACGGCTTTCCGCCAGGATTCGCCGGCAGCGCTGCGGCCCGGGTGGGTGATCCGGCCCGGGTGGGTGGTCCGGGGCCGGCCTGGCCCGGCGCCGCGGAGTCCGGTCACGACCACGGGGACGCGTGA
- a CDS encoding DUF899 family protein — protein sequence MTTTRSATPPVVPRHEWQRNLDDLLVEEKRLTRALDALAARRRRLPMVAMGDYTFAGPDGPLTLDDLFQGRGQLIVYQFMNTGPDSLCPGCVTMMDNVPHLDHLNRRDISWHMVSNIPIERLTGLAARFGWLFPYASSAGTTFSADCGAGDGFGLSAFLRTPGGVHQTYFTTSRGADRFRFDFSMMDIAPFGRGETWEDSPEGWPQTPPYEWWRPRDE from the coding sequence ATGACCACGACACGATCGGCAACGCCACCGGTGGTTCCCCGGCACGAGTGGCAGCGGAATCTCGACGACCTGCTGGTCGAGGAGAAGCGGCTGACCCGGGCGCTCGACGCCCTGGCCGCCCGGCGCCGTCGCCTGCCGATGGTGGCGATGGGCGACTACACGTTCGCCGGGCCGGACGGCCCGCTCACGCTGGACGACCTGTTCCAGGGGCGCGGCCAGCTGATCGTGTACCAGTTCATGAACACCGGGCCGGACTCGTTGTGCCCCGGCTGCGTCACGATGATGGACAACGTGCCGCACCTGGATCACCTGAACCGGCGTGACATCAGCTGGCACATGGTGTCGAACATCCCGATCGAGCGGCTCACCGGGCTGGCCGCACGGTTCGGCTGGCTGTTCCCCTACGCCTCCAGCGCGGGCACCACGTTCAGCGCCGACTGCGGCGCGGGAGACGGTTTCGGCCTCAGCGCGTTCCTGCGCACGCCCGGCGGCGTGCACCAGACCTACTTCACCACCAGCCGGGGCGCCGACCGGTTCCGGTTCGACTTCAGCATGATGGACATCGCCCCCTTCGGGCGCGGCGAGACCTGGGAGGACTCCCCCGAGGGCTGGCCGCAGACCCCGCCCTACGAGTGGTGGCGGCCCCGGGACGAGTGA
- a CDS encoding DeoR/GlpR family DNA-binding transcription regulator, which yields MSEETTDTPLIPDQRRELLLKHLQRERVLSVHQLTDLLEVSHMTVRRDIATLEREGRVVPVPGGVRIAGAPGSRHLAAEASRLDKSMVEPAEKAAMAARAATEVLTEQMTVYLDAGTTIAQLVPHLVELRGMTVVTNDFAIVDDLLVSEADIEVIHVGGAVDRQNRSSVGVLATAVLERIALDVAFISSSSWDLRRGVTTPYPDKVAVKHAAMAAATESVLVAGSSKYGRFGMYRVCELGDLSLVVTDSALAPADAEAIRAAGVKLAEA from the coding sequence ATGAGTGAGGAAACCACGGACACCCCGCTGATCCCGGATCAGCGTCGCGAGTTGCTGCTGAAACACCTACAGCGCGAGCGGGTGCTGTCGGTGCACCAGCTCACCGACCTGCTCGAGGTGTCGCACATGACGGTGCGCCGCGACATCGCCACCCTCGAGCGGGAGGGCCGGGTCGTGCCGGTGCCCGGCGGTGTGCGCATCGCCGGGGCACCGGGCAGCCGGCACCTGGCCGCCGAGGCGTCGCGGCTCGACAAGTCGATGGTGGAGCCGGCCGAGAAGGCGGCCATGGCGGCGCGGGCCGCCACCGAGGTGCTCACCGAGCAGATGACCGTGTACCTCGACGCCGGCACCACCATCGCCCAGCTGGTGCCGCACCTGGTCGAGCTGCGGGGGATGACCGTCGTCACCAACGATTTCGCGATCGTCGACGATCTGCTCGTCTCCGAGGCCGACATCGAGGTGATCCACGTGGGCGGTGCGGTGGACCGGCAGAACCGTTCCAGCGTGGGGGTGCTCGCCACCGCGGTGCTGGAGCGCATCGCCCTCGACGTGGCGTTCATCTCCAGCAGCTCGTGGGACCTGCGCCGCGGGGTGACCACCCCCTACCCCGACAAGGTGGCCGTGAAGCACGCCGCGATGGCCGCCGCCACCGAATCGGTGCTGGTGGCAGGCAGTTCCAAGTACGGCCGGTTCGGCATGTACCGGGTCTGCGAGCTGGGCGACCTGTCTCTCGTCGTCACTGATTCGGCGCTGGCCCCGGCTGACGCGGAGGCGATCCGCGCGGCCGGGGTGAAACTGGCCGAGGCCTGA
- a CDS encoding class II aldolase/adducin family protein, with protein sequence MTSGEALEPVGVTGPAERVAREQLVETGRRLVELGLSPGTSGNISVRVGTTMFITPTNVSMGELDPDHLAVLSIDGEHLDGPRPSKEFTLHGAFYRRTPDAGAVVHLHSVNAVAVACLEPWSDASAVGPITPYFVMRVGQTPLISYAPPGDKAQADELEALDLPFRAALLANHGSVVAQADLTSAMNAAIELEEACKLTLLTNGQSPRLLSPTQASELASKYGSYWG encoded by the coding sequence ATGACTTCGGGTGAAGCGTTGGAACCGGTCGGGGTGACCGGCCCGGCGGAGCGGGTGGCGCGCGAGCAGCTGGTCGAGACCGGCCGCCGCCTGGTCGAACTGGGCCTGAGCCCGGGAACCTCGGGCAACATCAGCGTGCGGGTCGGGACGACGATGTTCATCACCCCGACCAACGTGTCGATGGGCGAACTCGACCCGGACCACCTGGCTGTGCTGAGCATCGACGGTGAGCACCTCGACGGCCCGCGCCCGTCCAAGGAGTTCACGCTGCACGGCGCCTTCTACCGCCGCACCCCCGACGCCGGCGCGGTGGTGCACCTGCACAGCGTGAACGCCGTGGCCGTGGCCTGCCTGGAGCCGTGGTCGGACGCCAGCGCGGTCGGCCCGATCACCCCGTACTTCGTGATGCGGGTCGGGCAGACACCGCTGATCAGCTACGCCCCGCCCGGCGACAAGGCCCAGGCCGACGAACTGGAGGCCCTGGACCTGCCGTTCCGCGCGGCGCTGCTGGCCAATCACGGATCGGTGGTGGCCCAGGCCGACCTGACCTCGGCCATGAACGCCGCCATCGAGCTCGAAGAGGCTTGCAAGCTGACACTTCTCACGAACGGTCAGAGTCCTCGTCTGCTCTCCCCCACCCAGGCGTCGGAGCTGGCGTCGAAGTACGGCAGCTACTGGGGCTGA
- a CDS encoding aminotransferase class I/II-fold pyridoxal phosphate-dependent enzyme, with the protein MTSTARGSRLRNTPFMVRESTANYARAINSNLMQVSIVGRDGKQVTLPGGREVVEFVNCSYLGLDLHPAVIRASKSVGEQWGSNFCCARSRFSIEPQRQLEEDLSELYRGRVITFPSTSAAHISIMPLLASGVLINESDPPAVTLIFDQFAHSSMQYLKPVLATEATVLTVPHNSLDALRSEVVAARQRGETPVYVADGIYSMGGLAPVRELVALAEELDFYLYVDDAHGMTIFGERGEGLMLSALDGGHSDRLILTFSLSKGFGAYGGGLLVPDERWERLVRSYGQIYSFSAAQTFQAVESCRAVVELHRQGAVPPLQRQLRDRVALFDELMGQSLPFSPIRMVPIGDEADALSAGEELLDAGYFASVVFFPIVRRRSAQLRLCLAANHSEQDVRGVASALRSLRDKYATIGQGEGLE; encoded by the coding sequence ATGACGTCGACCGCGCGTGGCAGCAGGCTTCGGAACACGCCCTTCATGGTCCGTGAATCCACGGCGAACTATGCCCGGGCCATCAACAGCAATCTCATGCAGGTCAGCATCGTGGGGCGTGACGGCAAGCAGGTGACCCTGCCCGGCGGGCGTGAGGTCGTCGAGTTCGTCAACTGCTCCTATCTCGGGCTGGATCTCCATCCAGCTGTGATCAGGGCATCCAAATCCGTTGGCGAACAGTGGGGTTCAAACTTCTGCTGTGCGCGCTCGCGGTTCTCGATCGAGCCGCAGCGGCAGCTCGAAGAAGATCTGTCCGAGCTCTACCGGGGGCGGGTGATCACGTTCCCCTCCACCTCGGCGGCACACATCTCGATCATGCCGCTGCTGGCCAGCGGGGTACTCATCAACGAATCCGATCCGCCCGCGGTCACGCTCATCTTCGACCAGTTCGCGCACTCCTCCATGCAGTACCTCAAACCGGTGCTGGCCACCGAGGCGACCGTGCTGACCGTGCCGCACAACTCGCTGGATGCGCTCCGGTCCGAGGTGGTCGCGGCGAGACAGCGAGGTGAGACGCCGGTCTACGTGGCCGACGGCATCTACTCGATGGGCGGCCTGGCACCGGTGCGTGAACTCGTCGCCCTGGCCGAGGAACTGGACTTCTACCTCTACGTCGACGACGCGCACGGCATGACCATCTTCGGCGAGCGCGGTGAGGGCCTGATGCTGAGCGCCCTCGACGGCGGCCACTCCGACCGGCTGATCCTCACCTTCTCCCTGTCCAAGGGTTTCGGTGCCTACGGCGGAGGGCTACTGGTGCCCGACGAACGCTGGGAGCGGCTGGTGCGCTCCTACGGCCAGATCTACTCGTTCTCGGCCGCGCAGACCTTCCAGGCCGTCGAGTCCTGCCGGGCCGTGGTGGAACTGCACCGTCAGGGCGCCGTCCCGCCGCTCCAGCGGCAACTGCGAGACCGGGTGGCCCTGTTCGACGAGCTGATGGGGCAGTCGCTGCCGTTCAGCCCGATCCGGATGGTCCCGATCGGCGACGAGGCGGATGCGCTCTCGGCCGGCGAAGAGCTACTGGATGCAGGCTACTTCGCATCCGTGGTGTTCTTCCCCATCGTGCGGCGGCGCTCGGCTCAGCTGCGCCTGTGCCTGGCGGCGAACCACTCCGAGCAAGACGTCCGGGGCGTGGCCTCGGCCCTGCGCTCGCTGCGTGACAAGTACGCGACCATCGGCCAGGGAGAAGGTCTCGAATGA
- a CDS encoding GntT/GntP/DsdX family permease, producing MSAEVVSLIWAFAAVVVLILMITRLKLNPFLALSITAIGLGLVNGLTPGEVIDAFKDGVGSILGGTAPTIGLGVVLGSLLLGSGGADKIVDSFLGQRPVAWIPSLICVAAVIIGLPHLFDVSFVMLAPLVYTVARRRNVHLLWVGLPLAAGLYVSHGLLPPHPSPTAAVSAYGANTGLTIAYGLIIAVPTAIVCGPLFTRFAKRWFGPAPDLDAGPAPVTDVEPERSGRPVSLALSLISVLLPPVLMLIGTVGTANTAEGTAPYNVFEALNDSIISLLIAVVFAFFALGLRSGYSTAQLNKMSGKGLSAVGPIILILGAGGALKQMFTATGVDAIIADHAGNWSIPAVALAWLVAALLRICLGSATVATTAATGIVAPLLAADPTLSPELLVLATASGSVMLSHVNDSGFWLFKEFYQLSVKQTFRTWTLFLSIQSLIGLVGVLVLDAII from the coding sequence ATGAGCGCCGAAGTGGTCTCGCTGATCTGGGCATTCGCCGCCGTGGTCGTGCTGATCCTGATGATCACCCGGCTGAAGCTCAACCCGTTCCTCGCGCTGTCGATCACGGCGATCGGGCTCGGCCTGGTCAACGGGCTCACCCCCGGCGAGGTCATCGATGCCTTCAAGGACGGCGTGGGCTCGATCCTGGGTGGCACCGCGCCGACCATCGGCCTGGGTGTGGTGCTGGGCAGCCTGCTGCTCGGCTCCGGCGGCGCCGACAAGATCGTGGACTCGTTCCTCGGTCAGCGCCCGGTCGCCTGGATTCCGTCGCTGATCTGCGTGGCGGCCGTGATCATCGGCCTGCCGCACCTTTTCGACGTCAGCTTCGTGATGCTCGCGCCGCTGGTGTACACCGTGGCCCGCCGCCGCAACGTGCACCTGCTGTGGGTCGGCCTGCCGCTGGCGGCCGGTCTGTACGTGTCGCACGGCCTGCTGCCCCCGCACCCCTCACCCACCGCCGCGGTCAGCGCGTACGGCGCCAACACCGGCCTGACCATCGCCTACGGCCTGATCATCGCGGTGCCCACGGCGATCGTCTGCGGCCCGCTGTTCACCCGGTTCGCTAAGCGCTGGTTCGGCCCGGCCCCCGACCTGGACGCCGGCCCGGCGCCGGTCACCGACGTGGAGCCGGAGCGTTCCGGCCGGCCGGTCTCGCTGGCGCTGAGCCTGATCTCGGTGCTGCTGCCGCCCGTGCTCATGCTCATCGGCACCGTGGGGACGGCGAACACCGCGGAGGGCACCGCGCCCTACAACGTGTTCGAGGCCCTGAACGACTCGATCATCTCGCTGCTGATCGCCGTCGTGTTCGCGTTCTTCGCCCTCGGCCTGCGCAGCGGTTACTCCACCGCCCAGCTGAACAAGATGTCGGGCAAGGGCCTGAGCGCCGTCGGCCCGATCATCCTGATCCTGGGTGCGGGTGGCGCGCTGAAGCAGATGTTCACGGCCACCGGGGTGGACGCGATCATCGCCGACCACGCCGGCAACTGGTCGATCCCGGCCGTCGCGCTGGCCTGGCTGGTCGCCGCCCTGCTGCGGATCTGCCTGGGCTCGGCCACGGTCGCGACCACCGCCGCCACCGGCATCGTGGCGCCGCTGCTGGCCGCCGACCCGACCCTGTCGCCGGAACTCCTGGTGCTGGCCACGGCCTCCGGCTCGGTGATGCTGTCGCACGTCAACGACTCCGGGTTCTGGCTGTTCAAGGAGTTCTACCAGCTGTCGGTGAAGCAGACCTTCCGCACCTGGACGCTGTTCCTCAGCATCCAGTCGCTCATCGGTCTGGTCGGTGTTCTGGTGCTCGACGCGATCATCTGA
- the otnK gene encoding 3-oxo-tetronate kinase, with product MLGAIADDFTGATDLAMTLVARGFRTVVSIGVPGHERISALAAPDGQTGAGADAVVIALKTRTIEPSAAVAASRNALRGLRQMGATRVYDKYCSTFDSTPRGNIGPVLDALAADLETTITVVVPAFPDAGRTVVDGQLFVHGTPLAESPMRHHPLTPMTDSDVPRLLSAQSTAAVSLIPLETVRAGVTAVRAALEAAGAGPGARAGSAAGSGSGAGAGLRAFVVDAETEHDLAVIAEATADLPLVTGGSGLALGFSGPGTPPVMLPTRPGPRAVLAGSASSATRGQIAHARSRMPHRRLDIDALRADFAGTVAGLVSWARDQWLVDDEKPVLVYAVGDLADVQPATDPGEVPAADLVEQALSQLASDFADAGCRELIVAGGETSGAVVSALGVRELVIGQPVAPGVTWASGDSRGRVMNLLLKSGNFGAEDLMSGAWTVLA from the coding sequence GTGCTCGGCGCCATTGCCGATGACTTCACCGGCGCGACCGACCTGGCGATGACGCTGGTCGCCCGCGGTTTCCGCACCGTGGTGTCGATCGGCGTCCCCGGTCACGAGCGGATCTCCGCCCTGGCTGCTCCTGACGGGCAGACCGGCGCGGGGGCCGACGCGGTGGTCATCGCCCTGAAGACCCGCACCATCGAACCCTCGGCAGCCGTGGCCGCGAGCCGCAACGCTCTGCGTGGGTTGCGCCAGATGGGTGCGACGAGGGTCTACGACAAGTACTGCTCGACGTTCGACTCGACGCCGCGCGGCAATATCGGCCCGGTCCTCGACGCCCTGGCGGCTGATCTGGAAACGACGATCACGGTCGTCGTCCCCGCGTTCCCGGACGCGGGGCGCACCGTGGTCGACGGGCAGCTGTTCGTGCACGGCACGCCGCTGGCCGAGAGCCCGATGCGGCATCATCCGCTCACGCCGATGACCGATTCCGACGTGCCGCGGCTGTTGTCGGCGCAGAGCACGGCTGCGGTGTCGCTGATTCCGCTGGAGACGGTGCGGGCGGGGGTGACCGCGGTGCGGGCGGCGCTGGAGGCGGCCGGGGCTGGTCCGGGTGCCAGGGCTGGTTCTGCTGCGGGTTCGGGTTCAGGGGCGGGTGCGGGTCTGCGGGCCTTCGTGGTTGATGCCGAGACCGAACACGACCTCGCCGTCATCGCCGAGGCCACCGCGGATCTGCCGCTGGTCACCGGTGGTTCCGGCCTGGCCCTCGGGTTTTCCGGACCCGGCACTCCCCCGGTGATGCTGCCCACGCGGCCGGGGCCGCGCGCGGTGCTGGCCGGCAGCGCCTCGTCGGCCACCCGGGGCCAGATCGCGCACGCCCGTTCGCGGATGCCGCACCGTCGGCTCGACATCGACGCCCTGCGTGCCGATTTCGCCGGAACCGTGGCCGGGCTCGTGTCATGGGCCCGCGATCAATGGCTCGTGGACGACGAAAAGCCCGTCCTCGTCTACGCCGTCGGGGATCTGGCCGATGTGCAGCCCGCCACGGACCCCGGTGAGGTGCCCGCCGCCGATCTGGTCGAGCAAGCGCTGTCGCAGTTGGCGTCGGACTTCGCCGACGCCGGATGCCGTGAGCTGATCGTGGCCGGCGGCGAGACCTCCGGGGCCGTGGTGTCCGCGCTGGGCGTGCGGGAGCTGGTGATCGGGCAGCCGGTCGCTCCCGGGGTGACCTGGGCGAGCGGGGACTCCCGCGGCCGGGTGATGAATCTGCTGCTGAAGTCGGGCAATTTCGGGGCCGAGGATCTGATGAGCGGGGCATGGACGGTGCTGGCATGA